A single genomic interval of Macadamia integrifolia cultivar HAES 741 chromosome 6, SCU_Mint_v3, whole genome shotgun sequence harbors:
- the LOC122082830 gene encoding auxin efflux carrier component 5-like produces the protein MIGWHDVYKVVEAMFPLYVALVLGYGSVKWWHIFTPEQCNAINLLVCYFTLPLFTFEFAAHVDPFKMNYLFIGADAISKVIIVVVLAFWAKCSSKGSYCWSITSFSLSTLTNSLVIGVPLLKAMYGQTAVELVVQSSVIQGIIWLTILLFVLEFRKTRSNSIIITDSHHASESVKDKDVERNHDDEHNMVAAAAAAISRPPPLWSLMKIVWLKLALNPNSYACFIGMAWAFVASRWHLEMPAIIEGSILIMSRAGIGMAMFSMGLFMALQEKFMACGPSLTVFGLVLRFVAGPAAIAIGSIAVGLHGDVLRVVIIQAALPQSITSFIYAKEYGLHADVLSTAVIFGMLLSLPILVGYYAFLEFLH, from the exons ATGATAGGTTGGCATGATGTATACAAGGTGGTGGAGGCCATGTTTCCTCTATATGTTGCCCTAGTTTTAGGGTACGGGTCAGTGAAGTGGTGGCATATATTCACACCTGAACAGTGCAATGCCATTAACCTCCTTGTTTGTTATTTCACTCTTCCTCTATTCACCTTTGAATTTGCAGCTCATGTTGATCCTTTCAAAATGAACTATCTATTCATAGGAGCAGATGCCATCTCAAAAGTCATCATTGTTGTAGTTTTGGCCTTTTGGGCTAAGTGTAGTAGTAAGGGAAGTTACTGTTGGTCTATAACAAGCTTCTCTCTTTCAACTCTTACCAACTCTCTGGTTATTGGTGTGCCACTGCTTAAGGCCATGTATGGTCAGACTGCAGTGGAGCTTGTGGTACAATCTTCTGTTATTCAGGGAATCATATGGCTCACAATTCTTCTGTTTGTGTTGGAGTTTCGCAAGACCAGGAGTAATTCTATTATCATCACTGATTCTCATCATGCTTCTGAATCAGTGAAGGATAAGGATGTAGAAAGAAATCATGATGATGAGCATAATAtggtagcagcagcagcagcagcaatatCTAGACCACCACCTCTGTGGTCTCTGATGAAGATTGTGTGGCTAAAGCTTGCACTTAATCCCAACTCCTATGCCTGTTTCATTGGCATGGCATGGGCTTTTGTTGCAAGCAGGTGGCATTTAGAGATGCCAGCCATTATTGAGGGTTCTATATTGATCATGTCAAGAGCTGGGATAGGAATGGCCATGTTTAGCATGG GGCTCTTCATGGCATTGCAGGAGAAGTTTATGGCCTGTGGCCCAAGCCTAACAGTTTTTGGATTAGTGCTAAGGTTTGTGGCTGGTCCAGCAGCTATTGCAATCGGTTCCATCGCTGTAGGTCTGCACGGCGATGTATTGCGTGTTGTCATTATCCAG GCAGCCTTACCGCAGTCCATCACCTCCTTCATATATGCCAAGGAATACGGGTTGCATGCCGACGTCCTTAGTACTGC GGTGATCTTTGGGATGTTACTTTCCTTGCCAATCTTGGTTGGATATTATGCGTTTTTAGAGTTTTTGCATTGA